From a region of the Tursiops truncatus isolate mTurTru1 chromosome 2, mTurTru1.mat.Y, whole genome shotgun sequence genome:
- the GRAMD2A gene encoding GRAM domain-containing protein 2A isoform X2 — MTALSPGEAAKAGSIQQMHGKTASLKSTEKLGRVQRLRGSSLHWPEGLKGEDIKKCGREGTLLRKYNQQYHKLFKDIPLEEVVLKVCSCALQRDLLLQGRLFISPNWLCFHASLFGKDIKVVIPVVSVQMIKKHKMARLLPNGLAITTNTSQKYVFVSLLSRDSVYDMLRRVCTHLQPSSKKSLSARESLEEPECESLEVLIPEMKWRKVCPASRSLSLPDNIPCIPRASTDDFFPSRKPPGSENADYEEKRLEDEPKSNGEQRLWDHGLLKVFLVLICFLVMSSSYLAFRISRLEQQLCSLNWGGSVPGHR; from the exons TATTCAACAGATGCACGGAAAGACGGCTTCTTTGAAGAGCACGGAGAAACTAGGCAGGGTCCAGAGACTCCGAGGCTCCAG TCTGCACTGGCCAGAAGGCTTGAAGGGTGAAGACATAAAGAAGTGCGGCCGAGAAGGG ACGCTACTGAGAAAATACAACCAGCAATATCACAAGCTGTTTAAGGACATCCCCTTGGAGGAGGTGGTTCTCAAAG TGTGCTCCTGCGCCCTCCAGAGGGACCTCCTTCTCCAGGGCCGGCTCTTCATCTCCCCCAACTGGCTCTGCTTCCATGCCAGCCTCTTTGGCAAGGATATCAAG GTGGTCATTCCCGTGGTGTCTGTGCAAATGATCAAAAAACACAAGATGGCGCGGCTCCTTCCCAATGGCCTGGccatcaccaccaacaccagCCAGAAG TATGTCTTTGTGTCACTGCTCTCCCGGGACAGTGTATATGACATGCTGAGGAGGGTCTGCACCCACCTACAG ccTTCCAGCAAGAAGAGTCTGAGTGCAAGAGAATCTCTAGAGGAACCTGAGTGCGAGTCTCTG GAAGTCCTCATCCCTGAGATGAAGTGGAGAAAAGTGTGCCCTGCCTCCAGGTCCCTGTCCCTCCCAGACAATATCCCTTGTATCCCTCGGGCATCCACGGATGACTTCttcccctccaggaagcctccggGGTCTG AGAACGCTGACTATGAGGAGAAGAGGCTGGAGGACGAGCCCAAGAGCAACggggagcagaggctctgggatCACGGGCTCCTGAAGGTCTTCCTCGTGCT GATCTGCTTCTTGGTCATGTCTTCATCGTACCTGGCGTTCCGCATCTCCCGGCTAGAACAGCAGTTATGCTCCCTGAATTGGGGCGGCTCAGTCCCTGGGCACAG GTAA
- the GRAMD2A gene encoding GRAM domain-containing protein 2A isoform X1 → MTALSPGEAAKAGSIQQMHGKTASLKSTEKLGRVQRLRGSSLHWPEGLKGEDIKKCGREGTLLRKYNQQYHKLFKDIPLEEVVLKVCSCALQRDLLLQGRLFISPNWLCFHASLFGKDIKVVIPVVSVQMIKKHKMARLLPNGLAITTNTSQKYVFVSLLSRDSVYDMLRRVCTHLQPSSKKSLSARESLEEPECESLEVLIPEMKWRKVCPASRSLSLPDNIPCIPRASTDDFFPSRKPPGSGEFSVLVHGNCLQRPGFPASHFCKKRSSQPAGLLRAVSSFLQIHKGKPRAQAAPENTGGGVGWGPAFCPGRCLTPSCCRER, encoded by the exons TATTCAACAGATGCACGGAAAGACGGCTTCTTTGAAGAGCACGGAGAAACTAGGCAGGGTCCAGAGACTCCGAGGCTCCAG TCTGCACTGGCCAGAAGGCTTGAAGGGTGAAGACATAAAGAAGTGCGGCCGAGAAGGG ACGCTACTGAGAAAATACAACCAGCAATATCACAAGCTGTTTAAGGACATCCCCTTGGAGGAGGTGGTTCTCAAAG TGTGCTCCTGCGCCCTCCAGAGGGACCTCCTTCTCCAGGGCCGGCTCTTCATCTCCCCCAACTGGCTCTGCTTCCATGCCAGCCTCTTTGGCAAGGATATCAAG GTGGTCATTCCCGTGGTGTCTGTGCAAATGATCAAAAAACACAAGATGGCGCGGCTCCTTCCCAATGGCCTGGccatcaccaccaacaccagCCAGAAG TATGTCTTTGTGTCACTGCTCTCCCGGGACAGTGTATATGACATGCTGAGGAGGGTCTGCACCCACCTACAG ccTTCCAGCAAGAAGAGTCTGAGTGCAAGAGAATCTCTAGAGGAACCTGAGTGCGAGTCTCTG GAAGTCCTCATCCCTGAGATGAAGTGGAGAAAAGTGTGCCCTGCCTCCAGGTCCCTGTCCCTCCCAGACAATATCCCTTGTATCCCTCGGGCATCCACGGATGACTTCttcccctccaggaagcctccggGGTCTGGTGAGTTCAGCGTGCTTGTCCATGGCAACTGCTTGCAAAGACCAGGCTTTCCCGCCTCCCACTTCTGCAAAAAGAGGTCATCACAGCCAGCAGGGCTTCTGAGagctgtttcttcctttctccaaatCCATAAGGGAAAGCCAAGAGCCCAAGCGGCTCCAGAGAACACGGGCGGGGGAGTGGGCTGGGGTCCTGCCTTCTGCCCAGGAAGATGCCTAACGCCGTCCTGTTGCAGAGAACGCTGA